The following is a genomic window from Deinococcus yavapaiensis KR-236.
CGTAGTGCAGAGCGTGCGAGAGGACGCTGACCTTCGCTTCCTCTTGCGGCACGAGTTGCCCGTTGAACCAGATCTTGCCCGCTTGAATGCCCTTGTCGCCGCCCGCCGTCTTGGGGGCCGTGGTCGTCTGCGTCATGAAAACCTCCTCGGGTGCGTACGGTGGTCGCCGAACGAGCGTTCGGATCACGAGCAGTCTACACCCACCTTTCGAGCCTTCGCGCCACCTTCAGAAAGCCTTCAAGGACCGTGCTACGATTCGAGAAATGCGCTCGCAAGGCAGTGCTCCCGGGGCCGTTCCCCTCCTCGTCCTTCTCGTGCTCGGCGCGGTGTTGATGTTGGCGGGCGCGGCGAGCGTCGATCGCCCGTACCCGACCTTGCTCGTCTTGGGAGCGGCTCAGTACAACGGGCATCCCTCGCCCGCGTTCGAGCGGCGCTTGCGGCACGCCTTGGACTTGTACCGAGCGGGCGGAGTGAAGCGCATCGTCGTATCGGGCGGCGTGGGAAAAGGTGACCGGTTCAGCGAAGGCGCCGTCGGCGTGAAGTTCTTGCGGTCCCAGGGAGTACCCGAGCGTGTCCTGATCGCCGAGACGCGCAGCCGCTCCACTCTGGAGAACTTGCGCAACTCCAAGCCGTACCTGACGGGCGCCGTGACGCTCGTGACGGACGAAGTGCACGCGACGCGCGCCCTCGCCCTCGCGAAAGCCGTCGGCTTGAAGGCCAACGTGTCCACCGTGAAGCTCGCGAGCACGGGCAAAGCCGCCGAGGCGTACCGACAACGCGAGAGGATGCTTCTTCTCGCGTACACCCTGCTCGGCGTGATCGACGAGGAACGCTGATTTTCAGCGCCGCAGCAGTCGGCGCGTGACGCCCGAGACTTCCGGCACCCGCAAGGCCACGGCCAACCCGAGGTACGCGGCCAGCCCGATCGCGCTCGCCACGCCGAAGCCGAGAGCGCCCGGCACGGGACGACCCGGCTGAGGCAAGACACGCGTCACCGCCCACGCGATCAAACCCGCCACGAGCGCCAACGGAAGCACGCGCGCCAGATAGGCGAACAGTTGCTTCAAGGGAAAGCCGAGTTGCGCGCGGTACATCGCCGTGAGCGCCACGCACGTCGCGATTCCCATGATGGTGCTCGCGACGCCGAACCCCGCGAGGCCCAAACGCTGCGCGGGCGTCAGCAACGCGTACAAGCCGACTTCGCACACGAACGACACGGCCGAGATCGCCACGGCCTCACGCGTCTTCTCACGGGCGTAGAACGTGCGTAGCAAGATCGTGTTGATGCCCCACGGCACGAGCGCGAGCGACCACGTCGAGAGGATCAGGCTGCCCGCGCGGAATTTGTCGCCCGTCGCGTCGCCGGAGAACATCAAGACGCTCACCGCGTACGGCGCCAGCACGCACAACAGCGCGGAGATGGGCGCGCTGAGAAACACCACCGAGCGAATCGTGGACAACGTCAACGCTCGAAACGTCTTCCAGTCGCCCTCGGCGCGCAACGCGGCGAAGCGCGGAAAAATCGCGAGGGCCGGAGACATCACGAACAGGCCCATGCTCATCTGGAAGATCGTCTCGGCGTTCGCGTAGCCCGTGATCGTGCCGCGCGGAAACTGAGAGCTCGACAAGAAGTTGGTGACGACGAGATTCAAGAACTGCCGCGCGCCCGCCGTGAGGGTGAACGGCACCATGTTCACGAGCACGCGCCGCAGCGCCCTGTGCCCTCTGAGGCTCGGCCTCGGCAAGAGGCCGTACTTGCGCAACGCCGGGATCTGGATGAGCAATTGCGCCACGCCGCCCACGATCCATCCGACCGCCAGCCACGTCGCCGAGTGCGGCAAGACGAGGAGCATGGCGATCGTGGCGATGTTGAACGCGATCGGACCGAAGCTCGATTCGCGAAAGTGCTCGTCGGCGTTGAGAATTCCCATCGCGATCGCGTAGAGGCTCACGAGCATCAAGAACGGCATGACGAGGCGCGTCATGTACACGACGGTGTCGCGGTCCACGTTCGGCTTCGCCGACAACAGGAGATCGGCGAGCAACGGCGCCGCCAAGACACCGAACGCCAACAGCAGCAAGTTCACGGCGATCAGCACGCCCGTCACGGCGCCCGCCAACTTGCGGCGATCCGCGTCCGGCAAGCTCTTGTACACCGGAATAAACGAGTTCACGAGCGCGCCCTCGGCGAGCAACTCGCGCAAGAGGTTCGGCACGCGCGACGCGACGAGAAACGCGTCCGTGAGGGCGGGCGGAAAGGTGTTGATGACGCCTTGCCGTACCAGACCCGAGAGCCGCGAGCCGAGCGTGCCGAGCATGACGATGATCGTGTTTCGCGCCGCCGATTTGCGCGGAGGCTTCGAATCGAAGGTGATGTCGATGATCGGGAGCGAGGCGGGCGAATCGGACGACGAGCGCACGGCTTACTTTAGTGCATCGCGCCCTTCGCCGGGTGCTTGTCAACGAGAACGAAGCATGCTACATTCCGGGACGCAGACCCATGCCTCTGCGGAGAGGTGCCAGAGCGGTTGAATGGGTCGGTCTCGAAAACCGAAGTACGGGCAACTGTACCGTGGGTTCGAATCCCACC
Proteins encoded in this region:
- a CDS encoding YdcF family protein: MRSQGSAPGAVPLLVLLVLGAVLMLAGAASVDRPYPTLLVLGAAQYNGHPSPAFERRLRHALDLYRAGGVKRIVVSGGVGKGDRFSEGAVGVKFLRSQGVPERVLIAETRSRSTLENLRNSKPYLTGAVTLVTDEVHATRALALAKAVGLKANVSTVKLASTGKAAEAYRQRERMLLLAYTLLGVIDEER
- the murJ gene encoding murein biosynthesis integral membrane protein MurJ, with the protein product MRSSSDSPASLPIIDITFDSKPPRKSAARNTIIVMLGTLGSRLSGLVRQGVINTFPPALTDAFLVASRVPNLLRELLAEGALVNSFIPVYKSLPDADRRKLAGAVTGVLIAVNLLLLAFGVLAAPLLADLLLSAKPNVDRDTVVYMTRLVMPFLMLVSLYAIAMGILNADEHFRESSFGPIAFNIATIAMLLVLPHSATWLAVGWIVGGVAQLLIQIPALRKYGLLPRPSLRGHRALRRVLVNMVPFTLTAGARQFLNLVVTNFLSSSQFPRGTITGYANAETIFQMSMGLFVMSPALAIFPRFAALRAEGDWKTFRALTLSTIRSVVFLSAPISALLCVLAPYAVSVLMFSGDATGDKFRAGSLILSTWSLALVPWGINTILLRTFYAREKTREAVAISAVSFVCEVGLYALLTPAQRLGLAGFGVASTIMGIATCVALTAMYRAQLGFPLKQLFAYLARVLPLALVAGLIAWAVTRVLPQPGRPVPGALGFGVASAIGLAAYLGLAVALRVPEVSGVTRRLLRR